In Canis lupus dingo isolate Sandy chromosome 33, ASM325472v2, whole genome shotgun sequence, a single genomic region encodes these proteins:
- the RUBCN gene encoding run domain Beclin-1-interacting and cysteine-rich domain-containing protein isoform X6, whose translation MRPEGAGMDLGGCEERLPEASRREHWQLLGNLKTTVEGLVSANSPNVWSKYGGLERLCRDMQSILYHGLIHDQQVCCRQTDYWQFVKDIRWLSPHSALHVEKFISLHENSQSSTDGVSEHAVAELWLQHSLQCHCLSAQLRPLLGDKQYIRKFYTDTAFLLSNAHVTAMLQCLEAVEQNNPRLLAQIDASMFARKHESPLLVTKSQSLTALPGSTYTPPTSHAQHSYFGSFSSLYQSVPNHGSERRSTSFSLSGPPRKPQESREHVSPAQDQAFQASLLPVSALARDSSSTPNEMSSSTLTSPLEASLVSSQNDSPSDASEGPEYLAIGNLDPRGRTASCQSHSSNAESSSSNLFSSSSSQKPDSAASSLGEQEGDGQSQLSSILRRSSFSEGQTLPATSGTKKSHTRSHSDTNIASRGAPGGPRNITIIVEDPIAESCNDKSKLRGPLPYSGQSSEVSTPSSLYMEYEGGQYLCSGEGMFRRPSEGQSLISYLSEQDFGSCADLEKENAHFSISESLIAAIELMKCNMMSQCLEEEEEEEEDSDREIQELKQKIRLRRQQIRTKNLLPVYQETEHGTGFRVTSSSSQFSSRDSTQFSDSGSADEVDEFEIQDADIRRSTASHSKSFTSSQPFSHCFLHSTSAEAVAMGLLKQFEGMQLPAASELEWLVPEHDAPQKLLPIPDSLPISPDDGQHADIYKLRIRVRGNLEWAPPRPQIIFNVHPAPTRKIAVAKQNYRCAGCGIRTDPDYIKRLRYCEYLGKYFCQCCHENAQVVIPSRVLRKWDFSKYYVSNFSKDLLIKIWNDPLFNVQDINSALYRKVKLLNQVRLLRIQLYHMKNMFKTCRLAKELLDSFDTVPGHLTEDLHLYSLNDLTATRKGELGPRLAELTRAGAAHVERCMLCQAKGFICEFCQNEEDIIFPFELHKCRTCEECKACYHKACFKSGSCPRCERLQARRELLAKQSLESYMSDYEEEPTEALALEATVLEAT comes from the exons GAGGGAGCACTGGCAGTTGCTGGGTAATTTGAAGACTACTGTGGAGGGTTTGGTGTCAGCCAACAGTCCGAACGTCTGGTCCAAGTATGGTGGCCTGGAGCGGCTTTGCAGGGACATGCAGAGCATCCTCTATCATGGGCTCATCCATGACCAG CAGGTGTGTTGCCGCCAGACTGATTACTGGCAGTTTGTGAAGGACATCCGCTGGCTCAGTCCCCACTCAGCCCTTCATGTGGAGAAG TTCATCAGCTTACACGAGAATAGCCAGAGCAGCACTGATGGTGTGAGTGAGCATGCTGTTGCTGAATTGTGGCTGCAGCACAGCTTGCAGTGCCACTGTCTCTCCGCCCAGCTCCGACCACTGCTCGGGGACAAGCAGTATATCAGAAAATTCTACACAG ATACTGCTTTCCTGCTAAGCAACGCCCACGTCACGGCCATGCTCCAGTGCCTGGAAGCAGTTGAACAGAACAACCCCCGCCTCCTGGCTCAGATTGATGCATCTATG TTTGCCAGAAAGCATGAGAGCCCGCTGCTGGTAACAAAGAGCCAGAGCCTGACAGCCCTGCCTGGTTCCACATACACCCCTCCGACCAGCCATGCTCAGCATTCCTACTTTGGGTCCTTCTCTAGCCTCTACCAGTCCGTACCCAACCACGGCTCAG AAAGAAGATCTACTTCCTTTTCACTCTCTGGCCCTCCCCGAAAACCTCAAGAAAGCAGAGAGCACGTCTCACCAGCACAGGATCAAGCCTTCCAAGCCTCCCTGCTTCCAGTCTCTGCATTAGCCAGGGATTCCTCCTCAACCCCAAATGAGATGAGCTCTAGCACTCTGACCAGCCCCCTAGAAGCATCCTTGGTCAGCAGCCAGAATGATTCCCCAAGTGATGCCAGCGAGGGGCCCGAGTACTTGGCCATTGGCAACCTGGACCCCCGAGGCCGGACTGCCAGCTGTCAGAGTCACAGCAGCAATGCTGAGAGCAGCAGCTCCAACTTGTTCTCCTCCAGCAGCTCGCAGAAGCCAGATTCTGCTGCTTCTTCCCTAGGCGAGCAGGAAGGAGACGGGCAGAGCCAGCTGTCCAGCATCCTTCGCAGGTCCAGCTTCTCAGAAGGGCAGACACTCCCTGCCACCAGTGGAACAAAAAAGAGCCACACTCGCTCCCATTCGGATACCAACATTGCCTCCAGAGGAGCCCCAG GAGGCCCCAGGAATATCACCATTATAGTTGAAGATCCCATTGCAG AATCCTGCAATGATAAGTCGAAGTTGAGAGGCCCCTTGCCTTACTCTGGCCAAAGCAGTGAAGTCAGCACACCCAGCTCTCTGTACATGGAGTATG AGGGTGGTCAGTACCTGTGCTCAGGGGAGGGCATGTTCCGAAGACCATCAGAAGGACAGTCCCTCATCAGTTACCTATCGGAGCAAGACTTTGGGAGCTGTGCAGACCTGGAAAAG GAGAATGCCCACTTCAGCATCTCAGAGTCCTTGATTGCTGCCATTGAGCTAATGAAGTGCAACATGATGAGCCAGTGcctagaagaggaggaagaagaggaggaagacagcGATAGAGAGATTCAGGAACTGAAGCAGAAGATCCGCCTTCGTCGCCAGCAGATCCGCACCAAGAACCTGCTCCCCGTGTACCAGGAGACAGAGCATGGAA caGGCTTTCGGGTCACTTCTAGCAGCTCCCAGTTCAGCTCACGTGATTCAACACAGTTCTCTGACTCCGGCTCTGCTGATGAGGTTGACGAATTTGAAATCCAAG ATGCTGACATCAGAAGGAGCACAGCCTCACACAGCAAATCCTTCACTTCCTCCCAACCCtt CTCCCACTGCTTCCTTCACTCCACATCTGCAGAGGCAGTGGCCATGGGACTCCTGAAGCAGTTCGAAGGCATGCAACTCCCAGCTGCCTCAGAGCTAGAATGGCTAGTTCCAGAGCATGATGCCCCTCAGAAG CTCCTGCCCATCCCAGATTCACTGCCCATCTCACCAGACGACGGGCAGCACGCTGACATCTACAAGCTACGGATTCGTGTTCGTGGCAACCTGGAGTGGGCCCCACCCCGACCTCAGATCATTTTCAATGTTCATCCAGCCCCGAC GAGGAAGATCGCTGTGGCCAAGCAGAATTACCGCTGTGCCGGGTGCGGCATTCGGACTGACCCTG ATTACATCAAGCGGCTCCGGTACTGTGAGTACTTGGGCAAGTACTTCTGCCAGTGCTGCCATGAAAATGCCCAGGTGGTCATCCCCAGCCGCGTTCTGCGCAAGTGGGACTTCAGCAAGTACTATGTCAGCAATTTCTCCAAGGACCTGCTCATCAAGATCTGGAATGACCCTCTCTTCAACGTGCAGGACATCAACAGTGCCCTCTATCGGAAGGTCAAGCTGCTCAACCAAGTCCGG CTGCTGCGGATCCAGCTGTATCACATGAAGAACATGTTCAAGACATGCCGACTGGCCAAAGA GCTTCTGGATTCCTTTGACACAGTTCCCGGCCACCTGACCGAGGATCTCCACCTGTACTCACTGAATGACCTGACTGCAACCAGGAAGGGGGAGTTGGGACCCCGGCTCGCTGAGCTCACCAGGGCAGGGGCTGCCCACGTAGAGCGATGCATG ctcTGCCAAGCCAAGGGCTTCATCTGCGAGTTCTGTCAGAATGAGGAGGACATCATCTTTCCTTTTGAGCTCCATAAGTGCCGGACCTGTGAAG AATGTAAAGCGTGTTACCATAAAGCTTGCTTCAAGTCTGGAAGCTGTCCCCGGTGCGAGCGGCTGCAGGCCCGGCGGGAATTGCTGGCCAAACAGAGCCTGGAGTCTTACATGTCAGACTATGAGGAGGAACCCACTGAAGCCTTGGCCCTCGAGGCCACTGTTCTGGAGGCCACCTGA
- the RUBCN gene encoding run domain Beclin-1-interacting and cysteine-rich domain-containing protein isoform X15, which yields MRPEGAGMDLGGCEERLPEASRREHWQLLGNLKTTVEGLVSANSPNVWSKYGGLERLCRDMQSILYHGLIHDQVCCRQTDYWQFVKDIRWLSPHSALHVEKFISLHENSQSSTDGVSEHAVAELWLQHSLQCHCLSAQLRPLLGDKQYIRKFYTDTAFLLSNAHVTAMLQCLEAVEQNNPRLLAQIDASMFARKHESPLLVTKSQSLTALPGSTYTPPTSHAQHSYFGSFSSLYQSVPNHGSERRSTSFSLSGPPRKPQESREHVSPAQDQAFQASLLPVSALARDSSSTPNEMSSSTLTSPLEASLVSSQNDSPSDASEGPEYLAIGNLDPRGRTASCQSHSSNAESSSSNLFSSSSSQKPDSAASSLGEQEGDGQSQLSSILRRSSFSEGQTLPATSGTKKSHTRSHSDTNIASRGAPEGGQYLCSGEGMFRRPSEGQSLISYLSEQDFGSCADLEKENAHFSISESLIAAIELMKCNMMSQCLEEEEEEEEDSDREIQELKQKIRLRRQQIRTKNLLPVYQETEHGSFRVTSSSSQFSSRDSTQFSDSGSADEVDEFEIQDADIRRSTASHSKSFTSSQPFSHCFLHSTSAEAVAMGLLKQFEGMQLPAASELEWLVPEHDAPQKLLPIPDSLPISPDDGQHADIYKLRIRVRGNLEWAPPRPQIIFNVHPAPTRKIAVAKQNYRCAGCGIRTDPDYIKRLRYCEYLGKYFCQCCHENAQVVIPSRVLRKWDFSKYYVSNFSKDLLIKIWNDPLFNVQDINSALYRKVKLLNQVRLLRIQLYHMKNMFKTCRLAKELLDSFDTVPGHLTEDLHLYSLNDLTATRKGELGPRLAELTRAGAAHVERCMLCQAKGFICEFCQNEEDIIFPFELHKCRTCEECKACYHKACFKSGSCPRCERLQARRELLAKQSLESYMSDYEEEPTEALALEATVLEAT from the exons GAGGGAGCACTGGCAGTTGCTGGGTAATTTGAAGACTACTGTGGAGGGTTTGGTGTCAGCCAACAGTCCGAACGTCTGGTCCAAGTATGGTGGCCTGGAGCGGCTTTGCAGGGACATGCAGAGCATCCTCTATCATGGGCTCATCCATGACCAG GTGTGTTGCCGCCAGACTGATTACTGGCAGTTTGTGAAGGACATCCGCTGGCTCAGTCCCCACTCAGCCCTTCATGTGGAGAAG TTCATCAGCTTACACGAGAATAGCCAGAGCAGCACTGATGGTGTGAGTGAGCATGCTGTTGCTGAATTGTGGCTGCAGCACAGCTTGCAGTGCCACTGTCTCTCCGCCCAGCTCCGACCACTGCTCGGGGACAAGCAGTATATCAGAAAATTCTACACAG ATACTGCTTTCCTGCTAAGCAACGCCCACGTCACGGCCATGCTCCAGTGCCTGGAAGCAGTTGAACAGAACAACCCCCGCCTCCTGGCTCAGATTGATGCATCTATG TTTGCCAGAAAGCATGAGAGCCCGCTGCTGGTAACAAAGAGCCAGAGCCTGACAGCCCTGCCTGGTTCCACATACACCCCTCCGACCAGCCATGCTCAGCATTCCTACTTTGGGTCCTTCTCTAGCCTCTACCAGTCCGTACCCAACCACGGCTCAG AAAGAAGATCTACTTCCTTTTCACTCTCTGGCCCTCCCCGAAAACCTCAAGAAAGCAGAGAGCACGTCTCACCAGCACAGGATCAAGCCTTCCAAGCCTCCCTGCTTCCAGTCTCTGCATTAGCCAGGGATTCCTCCTCAACCCCAAATGAGATGAGCTCTAGCACTCTGACCAGCCCCCTAGAAGCATCCTTGGTCAGCAGCCAGAATGATTCCCCAAGTGATGCCAGCGAGGGGCCCGAGTACTTGGCCATTGGCAACCTGGACCCCCGAGGCCGGACTGCCAGCTGTCAGAGTCACAGCAGCAATGCTGAGAGCAGCAGCTCCAACTTGTTCTCCTCCAGCAGCTCGCAGAAGCCAGATTCTGCTGCTTCTTCCCTAGGCGAGCAGGAAGGAGACGGGCAGAGCCAGCTGTCCAGCATCCTTCGCAGGTCCAGCTTCTCAGAAGGGCAGACACTCCCTGCCACCAGTGGAACAAAAAAGAGCCACACTCGCTCCCATTCGGATACCAACATTGCCTCCAGAGGAGCCCCAG AGGGTGGTCAGTACCTGTGCTCAGGGGAGGGCATGTTCCGAAGACCATCAGAAGGACAGTCCCTCATCAGTTACCTATCGGAGCAAGACTTTGGGAGCTGTGCAGACCTGGAAAAG GAGAATGCCCACTTCAGCATCTCAGAGTCCTTGATTGCTGCCATTGAGCTAATGAAGTGCAACATGATGAGCCAGTGcctagaagaggaggaagaagaggaggaagacagcGATAGAGAGATTCAGGAACTGAAGCAGAAGATCCGCCTTCGTCGCCAGCAGATCCGCACCAAGAACCTGCTCCCCGTGTACCAGGAGACAGAGCATGGAA GCTTTCGGGTCACTTCTAGCAGCTCCCAGTTCAGCTCACGTGATTCAACACAGTTCTCTGACTCCGGCTCTGCTGATGAGGTTGACGAATTTGAAATCCAAG ATGCTGACATCAGAAGGAGCACAGCCTCACACAGCAAATCCTTCACTTCCTCCCAACCCtt CTCCCACTGCTTCCTTCACTCCACATCTGCAGAGGCAGTGGCCATGGGACTCCTGAAGCAGTTCGAAGGCATGCAACTCCCAGCTGCCTCAGAGCTAGAATGGCTAGTTCCAGAGCATGATGCCCCTCAGAAG CTCCTGCCCATCCCAGATTCACTGCCCATCTCACCAGACGACGGGCAGCACGCTGACATCTACAAGCTACGGATTCGTGTTCGTGGCAACCTGGAGTGGGCCCCACCCCGACCTCAGATCATTTTCAATGTTCATCCAGCCCCGAC GAGGAAGATCGCTGTGGCCAAGCAGAATTACCGCTGTGCCGGGTGCGGCATTCGGACTGACCCTG ATTACATCAAGCGGCTCCGGTACTGTGAGTACTTGGGCAAGTACTTCTGCCAGTGCTGCCATGAAAATGCCCAGGTGGTCATCCCCAGCCGCGTTCTGCGCAAGTGGGACTTCAGCAAGTACTATGTCAGCAATTTCTCCAAGGACCTGCTCATCAAGATCTGGAATGACCCTCTCTTCAACGTGCAGGACATCAACAGTGCCCTCTATCGGAAGGTCAAGCTGCTCAACCAAGTCCGG CTGCTGCGGATCCAGCTGTATCACATGAAGAACATGTTCAAGACATGCCGACTGGCCAAAGA GCTTCTGGATTCCTTTGACACAGTTCCCGGCCACCTGACCGAGGATCTCCACCTGTACTCACTGAATGACCTGACTGCAACCAGGAAGGGGGAGTTGGGACCCCGGCTCGCTGAGCTCACCAGGGCAGGGGCTGCCCACGTAGAGCGATGCATG ctcTGCCAAGCCAAGGGCTTCATCTGCGAGTTCTGTCAGAATGAGGAGGACATCATCTTTCCTTTTGAGCTCCATAAGTGCCGGACCTGTGAAG AATGTAAAGCGTGTTACCATAAAGCTTGCTTCAAGTCTGGAAGCTGTCCCCGGTGCGAGCGGCTGCAGGCCCGGCGGGAATTGCTGGCCAAACAGAGCCTGGAGTCTTACATGTCAGACTATGAGGAGGAACCCACTGAAGCCTTGGCCCTCGAGGCCACTGTTCTGGAGGCCACCTGA
- the RUBCN gene encoding run domain Beclin-1-interacting and cysteine-rich domain-containing protein isoform X14, whose protein sequence is MQSILYHGLIHDQQVCCRQTDYWQFVKDIRWLSPHSALHVEKFISLHENSQSSTDGVSEHAVAELWLQHSLQCHCLSAQLRPLLGDKQYIRKFYTDTAFLLSNAHVTAMLQCLEAVEQNNPRLLAQIDASMFARKHESPLLVTKSQSLTALPGSTYTPPTSHAQHSYFGSFSSLYQSVPNHGSERRSTSFSLSGPPRKPQESREHVSPAQDQAFQASLLPVSALARDSSSTPNEMSSSTLTSPLEASLVSSQNDSPSDASEGPEYLAIGNLDPRGRTASCQSHSSNAESSSSNLFSSSSSQKPDSAASSLGEQEGDGQSQLSSILRRSSFSEGQTLPATSGTKKSHTRSHSDTNIASRGAPGGPRNITIIVEDPIAESCNDKSKLRGPLPYSGQSSEVSTPSSLYMEYEGGQYLCSGEGMFRRPSEGQSLISYLSEQDFGSCADLEKENAHFSISESLIAAIELMKCNMMSQCLEEEEEEEEDSDREIQELKQKIRLRRQQIRTKNLLPVYQETEHGTGFRVTSSSSQFSSRDSTQFSDSGSADEVDEFEIQDGSEGSNLTHMSKNGLSVSMASMFSDADIRRSTASHSKSFTSSQPFSHCFLHSTSAEAVAMGLLKQFEGMQLPAASELEWLVPEHDAPQKLLPIPDSLPISPDDGQHADIYKLRIRVRGNLEWAPPRPQIIFNVHPAPTRKIAVAKQNYRCAGCGIRTDPDYIKRLRYCEYLGKYFCQCCHENAQVVIPSRVLRKWDFSKYYVSNFSKDLLIKIWNDPLFNVQDINSALYRKVKLLNQVRLLRIQLYHMKNMFKTCRLAKELLDSFDTVPGHLTEDLHLYSLNDLTATRKGELGPRLAELTRAGAAHVERCMLCQAKGFICEFCQNEEDIIFPFELHKCRTCEECKACYHKACFKSGSCPRCERLQARRELLAKQSLESYMSDYEEEPTEALALEATVLEAT, encoded by the exons ATGCAGAGCATCCTCTATCATGGGCTCATCCATGACCAG CAGGTGTGTTGCCGCCAGACTGATTACTGGCAGTTTGTGAAGGACATCCGCTGGCTCAGTCCCCACTCAGCCCTTCATGTGGAGAAG TTCATCAGCTTACACGAGAATAGCCAGAGCAGCACTGATGGTGTGAGTGAGCATGCTGTTGCTGAATTGTGGCTGCAGCACAGCTTGCAGTGCCACTGTCTCTCCGCCCAGCTCCGACCACTGCTCGGGGACAAGCAGTATATCAGAAAATTCTACACAG ATACTGCTTTCCTGCTAAGCAACGCCCACGTCACGGCCATGCTCCAGTGCCTGGAAGCAGTTGAACAGAACAACCCCCGCCTCCTGGCTCAGATTGATGCATCTATG TTTGCCAGAAAGCATGAGAGCCCGCTGCTGGTAACAAAGAGCCAGAGCCTGACAGCCCTGCCTGGTTCCACATACACCCCTCCGACCAGCCATGCTCAGCATTCCTACTTTGGGTCCTTCTCTAGCCTCTACCAGTCCGTACCCAACCACGGCTCAG AAAGAAGATCTACTTCCTTTTCACTCTCTGGCCCTCCCCGAAAACCTCAAGAAAGCAGAGAGCACGTCTCACCAGCACAGGATCAAGCCTTCCAAGCCTCCCTGCTTCCAGTCTCTGCATTAGCCAGGGATTCCTCCTCAACCCCAAATGAGATGAGCTCTAGCACTCTGACCAGCCCCCTAGAAGCATCCTTGGTCAGCAGCCAGAATGATTCCCCAAGTGATGCCAGCGAGGGGCCCGAGTACTTGGCCATTGGCAACCTGGACCCCCGAGGCCGGACTGCCAGCTGTCAGAGTCACAGCAGCAATGCTGAGAGCAGCAGCTCCAACTTGTTCTCCTCCAGCAGCTCGCAGAAGCCAGATTCTGCTGCTTCTTCCCTAGGCGAGCAGGAAGGAGACGGGCAGAGCCAGCTGTCCAGCATCCTTCGCAGGTCCAGCTTCTCAGAAGGGCAGACACTCCCTGCCACCAGTGGAACAAAAAAGAGCCACACTCGCTCCCATTCGGATACCAACATTGCCTCCAGAGGAGCCCCAG GAGGCCCCAGGAATATCACCATTATAGTTGAAGATCCCATTGCAG AATCCTGCAATGATAAGTCGAAGTTGAGAGGCCCCTTGCCTTACTCTGGCCAAAGCAGTGAAGTCAGCACACCCAGCTCTCTGTACATGGAGTATG AGGGTGGTCAGTACCTGTGCTCAGGGGAGGGCATGTTCCGAAGACCATCAGAAGGACAGTCCCTCATCAGTTACCTATCGGAGCAAGACTTTGGGAGCTGTGCAGACCTGGAAAAG GAGAATGCCCACTTCAGCATCTCAGAGTCCTTGATTGCTGCCATTGAGCTAATGAAGTGCAACATGATGAGCCAGTGcctagaagaggaggaagaagaggaggaagacagcGATAGAGAGATTCAGGAACTGAAGCAGAAGATCCGCCTTCGTCGCCAGCAGATCCGCACCAAGAACCTGCTCCCCGTGTACCAGGAGACAGAGCATGGAA caGGCTTTCGGGTCACTTCTAGCAGCTCCCAGTTCAGCTCACGTGATTCAACACAGTTCTCTGACTCCGGCTCTGCTGATGAGGTTGACGAATTTGAAATCCAAG ATGGTAGCGAAGGATCTAACCTGACTCACATGTCAAAGAACGGACTCTCAGTGTCAATGGCCTCGATGTTTTCAG ATGCTGACATCAGAAGGAGCACAGCCTCACACAGCAAATCCTTCACTTCCTCCCAACCCtt CTCCCACTGCTTCCTTCACTCCACATCTGCAGAGGCAGTGGCCATGGGACTCCTGAAGCAGTTCGAAGGCATGCAACTCCCAGCTGCCTCAGAGCTAGAATGGCTAGTTCCAGAGCATGATGCCCCTCAGAAG CTCCTGCCCATCCCAGATTCACTGCCCATCTCACCAGACGACGGGCAGCACGCTGACATCTACAAGCTACGGATTCGTGTTCGTGGCAACCTGGAGTGGGCCCCACCCCGACCTCAGATCATTTTCAATGTTCATCCAGCCCCGAC GAGGAAGATCGCTGTGGCCAAGCAGAATTACCGCTGTGCCGGGTGCGGCATTCGGACTGACCCTG ATTACATCAAGCGGCTCCGGTACTGTGAGTACTTGGGCAAGTACTTCTGCCAGTGCTGCCATGAAAATGCCCAGGTGGTCATCCCCAGCCGCGTTCTGCGCAAGTGGGACTTCAGCAAGTACTATGTCAGCAATTTCTCCAAGGACCTGCTCATCAAGATCTGGAATGACCCTCTCTTCAACGTGCAGGACATCAACAGTGCCCTCTATCGGAAGGTCAAGCTGCTCAACCAAGTCCGG CTGCTGCGGATCCAGCTGTATCACATGAAGAACATGTTCAAGACATGCCGACTGGCCAAAGA GCTTCTGGATTCCTTTGACACAGTTCCCGGCCACCTGACCGAGGATCTCCACCTGTACTCACTGAATGACCTGACTGCAACCAGGAAGGGGGAGTTGGGACCCCGGCTCGCTGAGCTCACCAGGGCAGGGGCTGCCCACGTAGAGCGATGCATG ctcTGCCAAGCCAAGGGCTTCATCTGCGAGTTCTGTCAGAATGAGGAGGACATCATCTTTCCTTTTGAGCTCCATAAGTGCCGGACCTGTGAAG AATGTAAAGCGTGTTACCATAAAGCTTGCTTCAAGTCTGGAAGCTGTCCCCGGTGCGAGCGGCTGCAGGCCCGGCGGGAATTGCTGGCCAAACAGAGCCTGGAGTCTTACATGTCAGACTATGAGGAGGAACCCACTGAAGCCTTGGCCCTCGAGGCCACTGTTCTGGAGGCCACCTGA